A section of the Saccharopolyspora gregorii genome encodes:
- a CDS encoding DUF418 domain-containing protein has product MSIDVIRGVAIAGILLINITYFLRQAGWAADPGDAVLWNFVDLAALGKFHFVFAFLFGTGVFLFLSRLRAKGRSLWTYSRRMIILILAGVLNSALGGIDVLMSYGALAFLLLLLTFLPRSVLVTAGVVGSLVPDFLQLATKLGADAGLPPLLTVSLEFARTLGHMSLGFWAAERGLFDVGTRLPVKNTFFVTAALTAPIWVWTLLAGTELTHDISFRTAAIPGLMYVTGLILALRHPRAERVLSSLRFYGRMAFSNYLGQTVVCTTVLPLLVTSGRLSAVAALGFCLAVIVLQSACSALWLRWFRQGPLEWAWRCGTYWEFTPLLAGSSRSARNPGRP; this is encoded by the coding sequence GTGTCCATCGATGTGATCCGCGGTGTTGCGATCGCCGGAATCCTGCTGATCAACATCACGTACTTCCTGAGGCAGGCCGGGTGGGCCGCGGACCCGGGCGATGCGGTGCTCTGGAACTTCGTCGACCTCGCCGCCTTGGGCAAGTTCCACTTCGTCTTCGCCTTCCTCTTCGGCACCGGCGTGTTCCTCTTCTTGTCCCGGCTGCGGGCGAAGGGGAGATCGTTGTGGACGTACTCCCGACGCATGATCATCTTGATCCTGGCCGGGGTGCTGAATTCGGCCCTCGGCGGCATCGACGTGCTCATGTCGTACGGCGCGCTCGCCTTCCTGCTGCTGCTCCTCACGTTCCTGCCGCGGTCGGTCCTCGTCACCGCGGGCGTCGTGGGTTCGCTGGTTCCGGACTTCTTGCAGCTGGCGACGAAGCTCGGCGCGGACGCCGGGCTTCCACCGCTCCTGACGGTGTCGCTGGAGTTCGCCCGCACGCTGGGCCACATGTCGCTCGGCTTCTGGGCGGCGGAACGGGGACTGTTCGACGTCGGCACGCGCCTTCCGGTCAAGAACACCTTCTTCGTCACCGCGGCCCTCACCGCGCCGATCTGGGTGTGGACGCTCCTCGCCGGCACTGAGCTGACCCACGACATCTCGTTCCGCACGGCCGCGATCCCGGGCCTGATGTACGTGACCGGGCTGATCCTGGCGCTGCGCCACCCGAGGGCGGAACGGGTGCTGTCGTCCCTGCGGTTCTACGGGCGGATGGCCTTCAGCAACTACCTGGGGCAGACCGTCGTCTGCACGACCGTCCTCCCACTGCTCGTGACGTCCGGCCGGCTGTCGGCCGTGGCGGCGCTCGGGTTCTGCCTGGCGGTGATCGTGCTCCAGAGCGCCTGCTCCGCGCTGTGGCTCCGGTGGTTCCGCCAGGG